The Sporosarcina ureae genome includes a region encoding these proteins:
- a CDS encoding DNA-binding protein, translating into MEFDLIWIAIGIAAAGYFIGNGLKNFKNPDVKDRLSELFEDDDEHELIKESNVHYFMGISKEDAKSLIQEYPDIPYVLINNKVYYPKAKLRKWLSNLGE; encoded by the coding sequence ATGGAGTTTGATTTAATTTGGATTGCTATAGGAATTGCTGCTGCAGGGTATTTTATAGGCAATGGGCTTAAAAACTTTAAAAATCCTGATGTTAAAGACCGTCTTAGTGAACTCTTTGAAGATGATGATGAACACGAATTGATAAAGGAAAGTAATGTTCATTACTTTATGGGGATTTCTAAAGAAGATGCGAAAAGCTTAATTCAAGAATATCCAGACATACCATACGTCCTTATAAATAATAAAGTGTATTATCCTAAAGCGAAACTTCGTAAATGGTTATCTAATTTGGGAGAATAG
- a CDS encoding NADPH-dependent FMN reductase: protein MTIRVKAVIGSTSSTSYNLKLVNFMAKRYKEELEITPVLINDLEMFSIDIESEPPVAVQTFKDDVKDSDAVLFAAPEYNFSIPGAMKNALDWLSRGGDFTLHGKTGFIVGASMGVFGSVRAQIHLREILSNPALAPNLLPGNEVYIGAVHTKMDEEGNITDEATIAFLDTVVQNFIAFHKKQQAIAHV from the coding sequence ATGACTATTAGAGTAAAAGCAGTAATCGGAAGTACGAGTTCCACTTCATACAATTTAAAGTTAGTAAATTTCATGGCTAAACGATATAAAGAAGAATTGGAAATTACGCCAGTTCTTATCAATGATTTAGAAATGTTCTCTATTGATATTGAAAGTGAACCACCTGTAGCCGTACAAACATTTAAAGATGATGTGAAAGATTCGGATGCAGTTTTATTTGCAGCACCAGAATATAATTTCTCCATTCCTGGCGCCATGAAAAATGCGTTGGATTGGTTGTCACGTGGCGGCGACTTTACGTTACACGGAAAAACGGGCTTTATCGTAGGAGCATCAATGGGAGTATTCGGTTCTGTAAGAGCGCAGATCCACTTACGTGAAATTCTTTCTAACCCAGCATTGGCACCTAACTTATTGCCAGGCAACGAAGTATATATCGGAGCGGTTCACACGAAAATGGATGAAGAAGGGAATATTACGGATGAAGCGACGATCGCATTCCTTGATACTGTCGTTCAGAATTTCATCGCATTCCATAAGAAACAACAAGCAATTGCTCACGTATAA
- the queA gene encoding tRNA preQ1(34) S-adenosylmethionine ribosyltransferase-isomerase QueA: MEVEDFDFDLPEHLIAQTPLLDRTASRLLVMGRDNGTVTHKHFRDLVDELEAGDLLVLNDTKVLPARLIGTKEETGATIEVLLLKETGDDRWETLVKPSKRIKVGTVVTFGDGLLQAECTALGEQGGREFKFSYDGIFYELLDQLGQMPLPPYITETLEDQTRYQTVFAKERGSAAAPTAGLHFTDEILDALREKGVQIAFITLHVGLGTFRPVSVDSIEDHTMHAEYYVMTEETAALVRETKANGGNVVAVGTTSTRTLETIASENNGEVVAASGWTSIFIYPGYEFKAIDGLVTNFHLPKSTLLMLLSAFAGRDHVMHAYEQAVKEQYRFFSFGDAMFIRPATRKERG; encoded by the coding sequence ATGGAAGTAGAAGACTTTGATTTTGATTTACCAGAACATTTAATTGCCCAAACACCGCTTTTGGATCGCACAGCGAGCCGTTTACTCGTCATGGGGCGTGATAACGGTACGGTTACACATAAGCATTTCCGGGATTTAGTGGATGAACTAGAAGCAGGGGACTTGCTAGTGTTGAACGACACAAAAGTATTGCCGGCGCGTTTGATCGGGACGAAAGAAGAAACTGGCGCAACGATTGAAGTATTGTTATTAAAAGAGACAGGTGATGACCGCTGGGAAACGTTGGTCAAGCCTTCAAAACGTATAAAAGTAGGGACGGTCGTGACGTTTGGTGACGGCTTGTTGCAGGCTGAATGTACCGCACTCGGTGAACAAGGTGGGCGCGAATTCAAATTTAGTTATGACGGCATTTTCTATGAATTGCTCGATCAGCTTGGACAGATGCCATTGCCTCCATATATTACTGAGACATTAGAAGATCAGACGCGCTATCAAACCGTTTTCGCAAAAGAGCGTGGATCTGCGGCAGCACCTACAGCAGGCTTGCATTTTACAGATGAAATCTTGGATGCATTGCGTGAAAAAGGCGTGCAGATCGCATTCATTACGTTGCACGTTGGACTAGGTACATTCCGTCCTGTTAGTGTAGATTCAATTGAAGATCACACGATGCATGCAGAATACTATGTCATGACGGAAGAGACAGCAGCACTCGTTCGTGAGACAAAAGCGAATGGCGGCAATGTAGTGGCGGTCGGTACGACGTCTACACGGACGCTTGAAACCATCGCTTCAGAGAATAATGGGGAAGTCGTCGCAGCAAGCGGCTGGACTTCGATATTTATTTATCCTGGGTATGAATTTAAAGCAATTGATGGTTTGGTGACGAATTTCCACTTGCCAAAATCTACACTATTGATGCTGTTGTCCGCATTTGCCGGACGTGATCATGTCATGCATGCATATGAACAAGCCGTGAAAGAGCAGTATCGATTTTTCAGTTTTGGCGACGCGATGTTTATTCGCCCAGCTACAAGAAAGGAACGAGGTTAA
- a CDS encoding helix-turn-helix domain-containing protein: MSYKYHEKSIQRSLNFIEEHLTNELQINLLAEHVGYSKFHFQRIFRNIIGKSIAEYIRERRITQSARELITTDQRVIDIAMTYQFNSQESFTRAFKKVYDMTPGNYRKLLRKLVSKGEFNMNTKSNAPYGWIMTGESPFDYETGLDTRIVHSGNNSAYLKSKDTNARSFATLMQQIKSDQYRGERVRFSAFVKSTEVKESAGLWMRVDHSSGEVLAFDNMMNRPIKGTNEWNHFSVVLDIPIKSEVIAFGVLLNGAGHIWIDELGFEIVDENVPVTEQSPTEGLSNEPVNLNFEDNTTAI; encoded by the coding sequence ATGTCCTATAAATATCATGAGAAGTCTATTCAAAGATCATTAAATTTTATTGAAGAACATCTGACTAATGAATTGCAGATCAACCTTTTGGCTGAACATGTAGGTTATTCGAAATTTCATTTTCAACGTATTTTCCGAAACATTATTGGGAAATCAATTGCTGAATATATAAGAGAACGGCGAATAACCCAAAGTGCGAGGGAGTTAATTACTACGGATCAAAGAGTGATTGACATAGCTATGACTTATCAATTTAATTCGCAAGAATCTTTTACAAGGGCCTTTAAGAAAGTTTACGACATGACACCAGGAAATTATCGGAAGCTGCTTAGAAAATTAGTTAGCAAAGGAGAATTCAATATGAATACAAAAAGTAACGCACCCTACGGTTGGATTATGACAGGGGAATCCCCATTTGATTATGAAACGGGGTTAGATACTAGGATTGTGCATAGCGGTAATAACTCAGCGTATTTGAAATCAAAAGATACAAATGCAAGAAGTTTTGCGACTTTAATGCAACAAATTAAGTCAGATCAATATCGAGGAGAACGAGTTCGGTTTTCCGCATTTGTGAAGAGTACAGAAGTTAAAGAAAGTGCGGGTTTGTGGATGCGAGTCGATCATTCTTCCGGAGAGGTTCTTGCTTTTGATAATATGATGAATCGACCAATCAAAGGAACAAACGAATGGAATCATTTCAGCGTTGTATTGGATATTCCAATAAAAAGTGAAGTAATAGCATTTGGGGTGTTGTTAAATGGAGCTGGTCATATTTGGATAGACGAACTTGGTTTTGAAATTGTAGACGAAAATGTCCCAGTAACTGAACAAAGCCCCACAGAGGGTTTATCCAATGAACCTGTCAATTTAAATTTTGAAGATAATACTACTGCCATCTAG
- a CDS encoding gluconate 2-dehydrogenase subunit 3 family protein, whose protein sequence is MTNNKNSNQDTQDLSRRKFLKSGGLVAGGLLGGSLFGGLLTSQFQKGTKEETASQANKPVSFDARTFFSRNEDFALLSAATERIFPENANGMGAIELGVPYFIDRQCASNWGRNGNDYMHGPFPSVVKTDVYQEENRPKDEVITSSTVVKLPADTANYQTKMTRGTFFLEGLNAMEKTSQDKFGERFVNLEPEQQDEILSMFEKGEVKFSGVDSSDFFSLLRQTTIEGVYADPVYGGNRNMEAWRMKGYPGPIMSFLDKIEEEEFIVMEPSSLRNYQGL, encoded by the coding sequence ATGACGAATAATAAAAATTCCAATCAAGATACTCAAGATTTAAGTCGAAGAAAGTTTTTGAAAAGTGGCGGTCTTGTCGCTGGTGGACTTTTAGGTGGATCTCTCTTTGGTGGTTTGCTAACAAGTCAGTTCCAAAAAGGAACAAAGGAAGAAACGGCATCGCAAGCTAATAAACCCGTTTCGTTTGATGCACGTACATTTTTCAGTCGAAACGAAGACTTCGCGTTGTTATCGGCTGCTACTGAAAGAATCTTTCCTGAGAATGCAAATGGAATGGGTGCAATTGAATTGGGCGTCCCCTATTTCATTGACCGCCAATGCGCAAGCAACTGGGGAAGAAATGGGAATGACTACATGCACGGTCCTTTCCCATCGGTTGTAAAAACTGATGTGTACCAAGAAGAAAATCGTCCAAAAGACGAAGTCATCACATCGTCTACTGTGGTGAAATTACCGGCTGACACGGCTAACTATCAAACAAAAATGACAAGAGGTACATTTTTCCTTGAAGGGCTTAACGCAATGGAGAAAACTTCACAAGATAAATTTGGTGAGCGGTTTGTGAATCTAGAACCTGAGCAGCAAGATGAAATTTTATCCATGTTTGAAAAAGGTGAAGTGAAGTTCAGTGGTGTAGATTCTTCAGACTTCTTTAGCTTGTTGCGCCAAACGACGATCGAAGGCGTCTATGCAGATCCTGTTTACGGTGGAAATCGTAATATGGAAGCTTGGAGAATGAAAGGATATCCGGGACCGATCATGAGCTTTTTAGATAAAATCGAAGAAGAAGAATTTATTGTAATGGAGCCTTCAAGTTTACGTAACTACCAAGGGCTTTAA
- the ruvB gene encoding Holliday junction branch migration DNA helicase RuvB, with translation MDERILTNEATDFDDSFEQSLRPQLLQQYIGQQQAKDNLSIFIEAAKKREESLDHVLLYGPPGLGKTTLATVIGNEMGVNVRMTSGPAIERPGDLAAVVSSLEPGDVLFIDEIHRLNRAIEEVLYPAMEDFCLDIMVGKGPTARSVRLDLPPFTLIGATTRAGALSAPLRDRFGVPLRLEYYEVESLTEIVIRSANLFGVDIDPQAAVELAKRSRGTPRIANRLLRRVRDYAQVRGNGIITHSIAQEALDMLQVDHHGLDQIDHQLLHSMIERFRGGPVGIDTLAASIGEESVTIEDVYEPYLLQMGFIQRTSRGRMATEKAYEHFGYPLPE, from the coding sequence ATGGATGAACGCATACTGACGAATGAAGCAACGGATTTTGATGATAGTTTTGAACAATCATTACGCCCGCAATTATTGCAGCAATATATCGGTCAGCAACAAGCGAAAGATAATTTATCGATTTTTATTGAGGCGGCAAAAAAGCGGGAAGAAAGTTTGGATCATGTGTTGTTATACGGTCCTCCTGGGCTTGGAAAGACGACGCTCGCTACGGTGATCGGCAATGAAATGGGTGTGAATGTTCGCATGACGAGCGGTCCCGCTATTGAACGTCCGGGTGACTTGGCGGCAGTGGTATCTTCATTGGAGCCGGGCGACGTCCTGTTCATCGATGAAATTCATCGGCTAAACCGCGCGATTGAAGAAGTGCTGTATCCAGCGATGGAGGATTTCTGCCTCGATATTATGGTTGGAAAAGGTCCGACGGCACGGTCTGTACGACTAGATCTGCCGCCGTTTACATTGATCGGTGCGACGACGCGTGCAGGGGCATTGTCTGCACCGCTACGTGACCGTTTCGGAGTCCCGCTTCGACTTGAGTATTATGAAGTGGAATCATTGACGGAGATCGTTATTCGAAGCGCGAATTTATTTGGCGTGGACATCGATCCGCAGGCAGCTGTCGAACTGGCGAAACGCTCTCGCGGAACACCGCGTATTGCCAATCGTCTATTGCGAAGAGTGCGCGATTATGCACAAGTGCGCGGGAACGGAATCATTACACATTCGATTGCACAAGAAGCGCTCGATATGTTACAAGTGGATCATCATGGACTCGATCAAATCGACCATCAGTTGCTTCACAGCATGATTGAACGGTTCCGTGGGGGGCCAGTCGGCATCGATACACTTGCTGCAAGTATTGGGGAAGAGTCGGTGACGATCGAAGACGTTTATGAGCCGTATTTATTACAAATGGGATTTATTCAACGTACATCAAGAGGTCGGATGGCGACGGAAAAGGCTTACGAGCATTTCGGCTATCCGCTTCCTGAGTGA
- the tatA gene encoding twin-arginine translocase TatA/TatE family subunit codes for MSLASIGVPGLIIILVIILILFGPRKLPEIGSAVGKTLAEFKQATKGILEEDDKNKKTELEKSESIK; via the coding sequence GTGAGTTTAGCGTCTATCGGAGTACCTGGATTAATAATTATATTAGTCATTATTTTAATTTTATTCGGACCACGAAAATTGCCAGAAATTGGTTCAGCTGTCGGTAAAACACTAGCTGAATTTAAACAAGCAACAAAAGGTATTTTAGAAGAAGACGACAAGAACAAGAAAACTGAATTAGAAAAGTCTGAGTCCATAAAGTAA
- a CDS encoding GNAT family N-acetyltransferase: MFPILETDRLILRELTNEDAEGIFACFTNEDVTRFYGQETLKSVVEAEKIVDIFSKNYREKRGIRWGIELKKNKGIIGTIGFNAWLPKHKRAEIGYEIHPQQWRKAYTSEAVSEVITYGFDVMGLTRIGAVVFIENEASNKLLGKVGFQQEGVLRNYMHQDGKPYDTYVYSLLRE, from the coding sequence ATGTTTCCTATACTAGAAACAGATAGATTGATATTAAGAGAATTAACAAATGAAGACGCGGAAGGCATTTTTGCTTGCTTTACTAACGAGGACGTAACACGTTTTTACGGTCAAGAAACGTTAAAGAGTGTGGTAGAAGCAGAGAAAATCGTAGATATATTCTCAAAAAACTATAGGGAAAAAAGAGGCATACGATGGGGGATTGAGCTAAAGAAAAACAAAGGTATAATTGGAACAATTGGCTTTAATGCTTGGTTGCCCAAACATAAACGAGCAGAAATTGGTTACGAAATTCACCCGCAACAATGGAGAAAAGCATATACCTCAGAAGCAGTTTCCGAAGTTATTACCTATGGATTTGATGTTATGGGGTTAACTCGTATAGGTGCAGTCGTATTTATTGAAAATGAGGCCTCGAATAAGTTATTAGGAAAAGTAGGCTTTCAACAAGAGGGAGTTTTAAGAAACTATATGCATCAAGATGGAAAGCCGTATGATACATACGTTTATTCCCTCCTTAGAGAATAG
- the ruvA gene encoding Holliday junction branch migration protein RuvA, translating to MYDYIKGYVTRVTPEYVVLEQSGIGWQVMTPNPFAFHVTEEVQQVFTYLHVREDTQLLIGFKTLEQRELFRKLITVSGIGPKGALAILANGLPSQVVSAIEREDEGFLVQFPGVGKKTARQMILDLKGKLHDLFTEIDLPDSEDTLLTLAESDELDEAMLALTALGYSDRELKKVKPKLEKEELDTEGYMRLALKLLLKQG from the coding sequence TTGTACGATTACATAAAAGGCTATGTGACACGTGTGACACCTGAATATGTTGTGCTGGAGCAATCAGGAATTGGTTGGCAAGTCATGACGCCAAATCCATTTGCGTTCCACGTAACAGAAGAGGTACAGCAAGTGTTCACGTATTTGCATGTGCGTGAAGATACGCAGTTATTGATCGGTTTCAAGACGCTGGAACAACGTGAATTGTTCCGTAAACTGATTACCGTTTCGGGAATCGGTCCTAAAGGCGCGCTCGCAATTCTTGCGAACGGCTTGCCTTCTCAAGTAGTGAGTGCGATTGAGCGCGAAGATGAAGGGTTCCTTGTGCAGTTTCCAGGTGTCGGCAAGAAGACGGCTCGTCAAATGATTTTGGATTTAAAAGGCAAACTTCATGATCTGTTTACAGAAATTGATTTGCCGGATTCGGAAGACACGTTGCTTACGCTTGCGGAAAGTGATGAGCTCGATGAGGCGATGCTTGCATTGACTGCGCTTGGTTATTCGGATCGTGAACTGAAGAAAGTGAAGCCGAAGCTCGAGAAAGAAGAACTCGATACAGAAGGCTATATGCGTCTGGCGTTAAAATTATTATTGAAACAAGGCTAA